CACGTCCATCAAATGCTTTGGTGGATACGCCGTGGAAGTCACGAACACGTGCTAGTGTTACATTGAACAATTTGTCCAAGAAGTAGTACATACGCTCACCGCGAAGTGTAACCTTCACGCCGATTGGCATGTTCTCACGCAATTTAAATCCAGCGATGGATTTCTTAGCACGAGTAATGACCGGTTTTTGACCTGCGATTAGTTGCATGTCATTAACAGCGGCATCAAGTACTTTAGAGTTCGAAACAGCTTCACCAACACCCATGTTGATAACTACTTTCTCGATCTTAGGCACTTGCATGACTGTCGTATAATTAAACTTCTGCATCAAAGCAGGTGTAATTTCATTCAAGAAACGCTCTTTCATTCTTACTGCCATGGATCACAAACCTCCTTTCTTCACTATTCCTTAGTCGATAACTTCTCCGGATTTTTTCGCTACGCGAACCTTTTTTCCGTTATCCAATACTTTGTATCCGATGCGAGTTACGCTTCCGCTTTTAGGATCAATATGCATCACGTTTGAGACGTGGATAGCTGCTTCTTGATCAATGATACCGCCTTGCGGATTAGCTTGATTAGGCTTTTGGTGTTTTTTCACCATGTTTACGCCCTCTACTAGCACCCGATTATGGCGAGGATAAGCTGCAATGACACGGCCTTTTTTACCTTTGTCTTTACCGCTGATCACCATAACAGTATCATCTTTTTTCACGTGAAGTTTATGGCTATGGGATTCTAGAACTTTTTTAACTTTTGGCATTTGTTACACCTCCTGCGGCTTGCGATACGTTGCAAGAACTTTAAGGGTCTTTTAATTTAGATAACTTCCGGTGCCAAGGAAACGATTTTCATGAAGTCTCTGTCGCGAAGTTCGCGAGCAACAGGTCCAAAAATACGAGTTCCACGTGGGCTCTTATCATCTTTAACAACAACCGCTGCATTTTCGTCAAATGCGATATATGAACCGTCTTTACGACGAACTGTACGCTTAGTACGAACTACAACAGCCTTAACAACATCACCTTTTTTGACAACGCCGCCTGGTGTTGCTTGTTTAACAGAACACACGATCAAATCACCGATTGCTGCTGTACGACGACCAGTTCCTCCCAAAACGCGGATACACATTAGTTCCTTCGCTCCGGAGTTGTCTGCTACATGCAAACGTGTAAATGGTTGAATCATTGATATTTCCTCCTTTCGAAAAAAACTATCACTGGTTTAGATGATTACCGCTTTTTCAACGATCTCAACTAATCTCCAGCATTTATCCTTAGAAAGCGGACGAGTTTCCATTATTTTAACGGTATCCCCGATTTTAGCTGTATTATTCTCATCATGCGCTTTAAATTTCTTAGTCGATTTAAGACGCTTGTGATACAAGCTATGCTTTTTGTGTGTTTCAACAGCAATAACGATTGTTTTGTCCATTTTGTCGCTGACTACTTTACCGAATTGCACTTTCCGAGCATTGCGTTCTTCGCTCATAGTTAGCCTCCTTCCTGAATATAGACAGGTGTGTCAAATTCAATTAACTAATGCCGAGAATTCTCTCATGGATAATAGTTTTAGCACGAGCTATTTCTTTACGTACATCACGAATCCGTGTAGGGTTATCAAGCTGGCCGGTAGCCAGTTGAAAACGGAGATTAAAGAGTTCTTCTTTAAATCCGGATATTTTTTGCTCTATCTCAGCAGAGGTTAGGTTGCGAAATTCACTAGCTTTCATTTGCTTCACCACCCAATTCTTCACGTTTCACAAACTTCGTTTTTACTGGTAGTTTATGAGAAGCAAGACGCATCGCTTCACGAGCGATTTCTTCAGATACTCCACCAAGTTCAAACATAATCTTGCCTGGTTTTACTACAGCAACCCATTTCTCCACGTTACCTTTACCACTACCCATCCGCACTTCTAGAGGCTTCTGTGTAACTGGTTTGTCCGGGAAAATCTTAATCCAAACTTTACCGCCACGTTTGATATAACGAGTCATTGCGATACGCGCAGCCTCGATTTGACGGTTAGTGACCCATGAAGGCTCTGTAGCTTGAAGACCGAATTCGCCGAAGTTCAACTCTGTACCGCCTTTTGCCATACCTCTCATGTGACCGCGTTGTTGCTTACGGTGTTTTACACGTTTTGGTACCAACATGATTAGTTGCCTCCTTCCTGAGCAGCTTGTTTCTTAGCCGGAGGAAGAACCTCACCACGATAAATCCACACTTTCACGCCAATACGGCCGTAAGTTGTAGCCGCTTCAGCTGTACCATAGTCAATATCAGCACGAAGCGTATGAAGTGGAACAGTTCCTTCGCTGTAGCCTTCCGAACGAGCGATTTCAGCGCCGCCGAGACGTCCGCCGACCTTAGTTTTGATACCTTTAGCGCCAGAACGCATAGTTCTTTGCATTGCTTGTTTCAGTGCACGACGGAAAGAAACGCGACGTTCCAATTGTTGTGCAATGCTTTCAGCAACAAGAATTGCATCTAGCTCAGGGTGTTTGATTTCAGAAATGTTGATGTGAACTTTCTTACCATCAGCAATTTTTGTAATTTGGCTCCGTAGTACTTCTACTTCAGAACCACCTTTACCAATAACCATACCTGGTTTCGCTGTGTGGATCGTAACATTCACACGATTAGCTGCTCTCTCAATTTCAATATGGGAAACAGCCGAATCTTTTAATTTATTTTTAACGTACTCACGAATTTTAATGTCTTCAAGCAAAAGTGTACCGAAATCTTTGCCTGCGTACCATTTAGATTCCCAATCACGGATAATACCTATCCGGAGTCCAACCGGATTTATCTTTTGGCCCACGCGTTATCCCTCCTTATTTCTCAGATACCACCAAAGTGATGTGGCTTGTGCGTTTATTTATACGACTAGCGCGCCCCATAGCACGAGGACGGAAACGTTTCATCGTAGGTCCTTGGTTGACATAAGCTTCAGTAACAACCAATTTATTTATATCTAAAGAGTAATTATGCTCAGCATTGGCAATCGCTGAGTTTAACAACTTCTCCACCACCGGAGAAGATGCTTTCGGAGTGTGTCGCAGAATTGCGATTGCTTCACCAACTTGCTTGCCGCGAATCAAATCGATTACTAATCGAACTTTACGAGAAGAAATCCGAATAGATTTAGCATGTGCTTTTGCTTCCATTGTTTTACCTCCTCTCAGACAAAGAGATTAAAATATTATCTTCTTGTTTTCTTGTCATCATCTGCATGACCCTTGTAAGTACGTGTTGGAGCGAACTCGCCCAATTTGTGACCTACCATATCTTCCGTTACGTATACTGGAACGTGCTTACGTCCGTCATACACGCCAAATGTAAGTCCGATAAACTGTGGGAAAATAGTTGAACGACGTGACCAAGTTTTGATTACTGCTTTTTTGTCCGAATCGTTCATAACTTCAACTTTTTTCAACAGGTAGCCATCAATAAATGGACCTTTTTTTAAGCTGCGACTCATATGTGAATCCTCCCTTCATCAAATCTCTCGTTACTTTCGGCACTTCACAAAGTTATGCACAGAGTGCATTATTTTGTGCGGCGGCGAACGATATATTTGTCAGAAGCTTTACCTTTTTTACGCGTTTTGAAACCAAGAGTTGGTTTACCCCAAGGAGACAATGGAGATTTACGTCCGATTGGAGCGCGACCTTCACCACCACCGTGTGGGTGATCGTTAGGGTTCATTACTACCCCGCGTACTTCTGGGCGACGTCCCAACCAGCGACTGCGTCCTGCTTTACCGATTTTGATTAGTTCGTGGTCTTCATTACCAACAGAACCGATCGTAGCGCGGCAAACTTTCAGGATACGACGAACTTCACCGGAAGATAGACGAATGGATACATATTTTTCTTCTTTACCAAGAAGCTGAGCTTCAGTACCAGCTGCACGTACCAATTGTCCACCTTTACCTGGTTGCAATTCGATGTTGTGGATAACTGTACCCACCGGAATGTTTTCCAAAGGAAGAGCATTACCGATTTTGATGTCAGAAGTAGGACCGGATTCAACTTGATCTCCAACTTTTAATCCTTTAGGAGCGATGATATAACGTTTCTCTCCATCAGCATAGTTAATTAGAGCAATGTTGGAAGTACGGTTCGGGTCATATTCTATCGTAGCAACGCGACCTGGTATTCCGTCTTTAGTCCGTTTGAAGTCAATAATACGATATTTACGTTTGTGTCCACCGCCGTGATGACGAACGGTAATTTTACCTTGGTTATTGCGGCCCGCTGTTTTGCTCAGTGGTGCCAACAATGACTTCTCCGGTTGATCAGTTGTAATCTCTTCAAACGTAGACACGGACATGTTACGTCTGGCCGGGGATGTCGGTTTATACTTTTTAATGGGCACTGTATTCCCTCCTTACTCTACGGATTCAAAAAATTCTAACGGTTTGCTATCTTTACTAAGCGATACAATGGCTTTTTTCCACTCTGAAGTGTAACCAGAATATTTACCATAACGTTTAGGTTTTTGCGGTACACGCATTGTGTTAACATTTGTTACTTTAACTTTGAAAATAGCTTCGACAGCTTGCTTGATCTCGGTTTTGTTGGAACGGATATCAACTTCAAAAGCATATTTCATTTCGCTCATATAGTCGGCCGTACGTTCCGTAATTACCGGACGCTTAATCACATCGCGAGGATCCTTCATTACGCGAACACCTCCTCTACCTTCTGAACTGCTTCCTTCGTAATGATCAACTTGTCGTACAGAAGCACGTCAAGGACATTAATGCCGTCAGCTGCTACGAATTTCACACCTGGGATGTTGCGTGATGCTAAAGCAACCACATCATCATAACTAGGTGCTACGATCAGAGCTTTACGGTCTACTTTCAAGTTGTTCAAGATTGCAACAAACTCTTTAGTTTTTGGTGAAGTCAATGCAAGTGCATCAAGGACGATAATGTTATTATCAATCACTTTAGAAGACAATGCAGACTTAATAGCTAAACGACGAACCTTCTTAGGCAGTTTGAATGCATAGCTGCGTGGAGTTGGTCCAAATACTACGCCGCCGCCTTTCCATTGTGGCGAACGAATGGAACCTTGACGAGCACGACCTGTACCTTTTTGTTTCCAAGGCTTACGTCCACCACCGCGGACTTCAGAACGCCCTTTAACCTTGTGTGTACCACGACGCAGCGAAGCTCTTTGTAGCAAGACTGCTTCATTCATAACATGTACGTGCGGTTCAATACCGAATACAGTGTCACTCAATTCCACTTCTCCTACTTCTTTTCCGCTGACATTAAAAAGCACTACTTTGGGCACTGTTGTTCCTCCTTTCTAGGGGTGATTATTTCTTCACCGTTTCTTTAATTTTCACAAAGCTGTTTTTAGGTCCTGGGATAGCACCTTTTATTAGAAGAACATTACGTTCTACATCCACTTTGATCACTTCTAGCTTTTGTACAGTAATTGTAGTGTGACCCATGTGTCCTGGAAGACGTTTGCCTTTAGGAACACGGTTCGCTTGAATGGAACCCATCGAACCTGGTCTACGGTGATAACGCGATCCGTGAGCCATTGGTCCGCGGCTTTGTCCCCAACGTTTAATTACCCCTTGGAAACCTTTACCTTTGGAAGTACCAGTTACGTCAACAAATTCACCTTCAGTGAAGACATCAGCCTTCAATTCTTGACCCACTTCAACACTTGCGGAGTCAATACCGCGAATCTCGCGAACGTAGCGCTTAGGCGTAGCGTTTGCTTTCTTCGCATGACCTGCTTCAGGTTTGTTTGCGTTTTTCTCTTTTTTGTCAGAGAAGCCCAGTTGAACAGCTTCGTAGCCATCGTTTTCTAGGTCTTTCTTCTGCAATACAACACAAGGACCTGCTTCGATTACCGTTACAGGAATTACATTACCTTCAGGGGTAAATACTTGAGTCATTCCGAGTTTTTTTCCTAAGATACCTTTCATGTTGACACCTCATTTCCTTTCTATATTCCCTTTAGGAGAAATTACAATTTAATTTCAATATCTACACCGGACGGCAGGTCCAAGCGCATTAAGGCATCCACAGTTTGTGGAGTTGGGTTCACAATGTCGATCAAACGCTTATGTGTGCGTTGTTCGAATTGCTCACGCGAATCCTTATACTTGTGTACCGCACGGAGAATGGTAATAATTTGTTTTTCAGTTGGAAGTGGAATTGGTCCGGAAACACCTGCACCCGAACGTTTTGCAGTTTCAACAATTTTCTCTGCGGATTGATCAAGAATTCTGTGATCATAAGCTTTCAAACGAATACGAATCTTTTGCTTTGCCATTTATAGTCCCTCCTTCTATCGCCCAATTTGGTATCGGACATACTCCGTGAAAATTTTCTAACCAACCGCCCCATGGCAAAGGGGCCTGGTGTGTCAGTAACCTCTCACATCATCGCAACGTCTCAGAACAACATTCATTATTATATATAATACTTTGGTATAATGCAAGTATTAAATAGTATTTTATAATTTATTCGCTCACAAAAATATATTTTACACTTATTTATCTAATGAAGCAACTCTAAATCAATAATAATAAATAAAAACATTAAAAAAGAGATCTTATCCTTACCTTAGTAAGGATAAGATCTCTTTCACTTTCGTTTACAATACAATGTTGCTCGTTACAGTACACTGTTGCTTTGTATTACTCTATTTGGTTAAAGACCAAGGTCTTTAAATTACTTAGTGATTGTTGCAACGGCACCCGCACCAACAGTACGTCCGCCTTCACGAATGGAGAATTTAGTACCTTCTTCAATCGCGATTGGGTTGATCAATGAAACAGTTACAGTGATGTTGTCACCAGGCATAACCATTTCAGTTCCTTCTGGCAAAGAGATGACGCCAGTTACGTCAGTTGTACGGAAGTAGAACTGTGGACGGTAACCAGTGAAGAAAGGTTTATGACGTCCGCCTTCTTCTTTTGTCAAAACGTAGATTTGTGCAGAAAATTCTGTGTGTGGTTTAACAGTACCTGGTTTAGCAAGTACTTGACCACGCTCGATTTGTGTGCGGTCAACACCACGAAGCAATGCTCCGATGTTGTCACCAGCTTGAGCGGAATCTAGCAATTTGCGGAACATTTCCACACCAGTAACGACGGATTTCTTGGATTCTTCAACAATACCAATAATTTCGACTTCTTCGCCGACTTTAACAGTACCACGTTCTACACGACCTGTAGCAACGGTACCGCGACCAGTGATGGAGAATACGTCCTCGACAGGCATCAAGAAAGGTTTTTCAGTATCACGAATTGGATCTGGTACATACTCGTCGATAACATTGAACATTTCAACGATTTTAGCAGCCCATTCTCCGTCTGGATTAGCCAAAGCTTCACGAGCTGAACCTTGGAAAATTGGAGTGTCATCACCTGGGAAATCATATTCATTCAACAGGTCACGAACTTCCATTTCAACTAGTTCAAGCAACTCTTCGTCTTCAACCATATCACATTTGTTCAAGAATACTACGATGTAAGGAACACCTACTTGACGAGACAATAGGATGTGTTCACGAGTCTGTGGCATAGGACCATCAGCCGCGGAAACTACCAAGATAGCTCCATCCATTTGTGCAGCACCAGTAATCATGTTCTTAACGTAGTCGGCGTGACCTGGGCAGTCAACGTGAGCATAGTGACGCTTAGGTGTTTCGTACTCAACGTGAGAAGTAGAGATTGTGATACCGCGTTCGCGCTCTTCTGGTGCTTTGTCGATTTGGTCGAACGCTATTGCTGCACCACCATAAGTCTTGGACAGTACAGAAGTAATTGCAGCAGTAAGAGTAGTTTTACCATGATCGACGTGACCGATAGTTCCGATGTTAACGTGAGTTTTGTTACGTTCAAATTTAGCCTTTGCCATTTTAAACATTTCCTCCTTTAAATATGGATTATTTATGTTATGTTGAGCGGAATATAGCAGATCTTAGATTGCTAGAACCTCGCTCAACATGAAAACGATACTATGATTATTCTCCGCCTTTAGTCTTGGAGACAATCTCTTCAGCAATATTCTTTGGAACTTCTTCATAGTGAGAAAGTTCCATCGAGAACGTACCGCGTCCTTGCGTACCGGAACGAAGTGTTGTCGAGTATCCGAACATTTCAGACAAAGGCACCTTGGAACGAATAATTTGAGCTCCTGCGCGGGAATCCATACCTTCGATACGGCCACGACGAGAGTTCAGCATACCCATTACGTCACCCATGTACTCTTCAGGTACTGTAACTTCAACTTTCATGATTGGCTCAAGAAGGACAGCCTTACACTTGTCTTTAGCTGCTTTAAGAGCCAAAGAACCTGCCACCTTAAATGCCATTTCATTGGAGTCAACGTCATGGTAAGAACCATCAACAATGGTAGCTTTAACATCAACAAGCGGGAAGCCTGCAATGACACCATTCTTCATCGTTTCTTCAATACCTGCAAGTGCTGGAGCGATGTATTCTCTAGGTACAGAACCACCGACTACTTTACTTTCGAACACGTTACCTGTACCTGCTTCAAGAGGTTCAAATTCAACCCATACGTGACCATATTGTCCACGACCACCGGATTGACGTACGAACTTACCTTCAACACGTGCAGGCTGACGGAATGTTTCACGGTATGCCACTTGTGGTTTACCAACATTCGTTTCCACTTTGAATTCACGACGCATACGGTCAATGATAATATCAAGGTGAAGTTCGCCCATACCTGCCAGAATAGTTTGCCCAGTCTCTTCATCTGTATGAGCACGTAGAGTCGGATCTTCTTCTGTCAGTTTACCAAGAGCAACACCAAGTTTATCTTGGTCAGCTTTGGTCTTAGGTTCTACAGCGATCTCGATAACCGGATCAGGGAAGTTCATTGATTCCAGAATTACTGGATGCTTCTCATCACACAGCGTATCACCTGTACTTGTATCCTTCAATCCTACAGCAGACGCAATATCACCAGAATACACATCGGTAATTTCTTGACGAGCGTTGGCATGCATTTGAAGAATACGACCGATCCGTTCGCGTTTACCCTTCGTTGCATTCAGTACATATGAACCGGATTGTAACACACCGGAATATACACGGAAGAACGTAAGTTTACCCACATAAGGATCTGTCATAATTTTAAATGCAAGTGCTGCAAAGGGCTCTTCATCAGAAGATTTACGAATCGTTTCTGTACCATCATCAAGATGTCCGATGATCGCTGGAACGTCAGTCGGAGCTGGAAGATAGTCGATAACGGCGTCCATCATAAGCTGAACCCCTTTGTTACGATAGGAAGAACCACAGATTACTGGGAAGATCTTAACTTCCACAACACCTTTACGAAGAGCAGCTTTCAGCTCTGCGATCGTGATTTCTTCACCTTCTAGATATTTCATTGTCAACTCTTCGTCCAATTCAGCTACTTTTTCAACTAGCTCTGCACGTAGTGTTGCAACTTGTTCTAGAAATTCTGCAGGAATGTCTGTAACTTCGATATTTTGACCTAAATCATCATGGAAGATATGAGCCTTCTCTTCAACAAGGTCAATAATACCATCAAAATCACTCTCTGCACCAATTGGTAATTGAATAGCAACCGCGTTCGCACGAAGGCGATCACGCATAGTTTCAATTACATTCAAATAGTCTGCGCCGATAATATCCATTTTGTTAACATATGCAATACGAGGTACATCGTAACGGTCAGCCTGTCTCCATACGGTTTCGGACTGAGGTTCTACACCCTCTTTAGCACTGAAAACACCTACTGCCCCATCCAATACACGTAGGGAACGTTCAACTTCAACTGTGAAGTCAACGTGCCCTGGGGTATCAATGATATTGATGCGGTGACCCTTCCATTGAGCAGTCGTAGCAGCGGAAGTAATTGTAATTCCGCGCTCCTGTTCTTGCTCCATCCAGTCCATTGTAGCAGCACCCTCGTGAACTTCCCCGATTTTGTGCGTACGACCTGTATAGTACAAGATTCGCTCTGTAGTGGTAGTTTTACCAGCATCAATATGTGCCATGATCCCGATGTTACGTGTATTTTGCAAGGAGAACTCTCTTGACATGAAATAGTCTCCCTTCAAATAAATAATTTATATTATTTATATACGAGCTGATTCTACCAACGGTAGTGAGCAAACGCTTTGTTCGCTTCAGCCATTTTGTGTGTATCTTCGCGTTTCTTAACAGAAGCGCCTGTGTTGTTGGAAGCATCAATGATTTCAGCTGCTAAGCGTTCTTCCATTGTTTTCTCACCGCGGTTGCGAGAGTAGTTTACTAACCAACGTAGACCTAATGCTGTACGTCTTTCTGGTTTAACTTCGATCGGCACTTGGTAGTTAGCACCACCTACACGACGAGCTTTAACCTCCAGAACTGGCATGATGTTCTTGATTGCTGTTTCAAATACTTCCATCGGGTCATTACCCGTACGTTCTTGAATAAGCTTGAACGAATTATATAGAATACTTGCAGCAACCCCTCTCTTACCATCCAGCATAATGCGGTTGATAAGGCGAGTAACTAATTTGCTGTTATACAACGGATCTGGTAATACGTCTCTTTTTGTAACTGGACCTTTGCGTGGCATGGATATCCCCCTTTCTTTACGTCATTGAATTCATTAAGAATTCACTATTATTTTTTTACTTTAGGACGTTTAGCACCGTATTTAGAACGAGCTTGCATCCGGTTGTTAACACCTGCTGTATCTAGAGCGCCGCGAACGATATGGTAACGAACCCCTGCAAGGTCCTTTACTTTTCCTCCACGAATCAACACAACACTGTGCTCTTGAAGGTTATGTCCAATACCCGGGATGTAAGCAGTCACCTCGATACGGTTCGTCAAACGAACACGAGCGTATTTACGAAGCGCTGAGTTTGGTTTACGTGGAGTCATTGTTCCTACACGTGTACAAACACCGCGTTTTTGTGGAGCACTCAAATCAGTATCTTGACGTTTCAAAGCATTGAACCCTTTTTGTAAAGCAGGGGACTTTGATTTGTAGATCTTGGCTTGACGCCCTTTACGAACTAGTTGATTAATTGTTGGCATGTTATTGCCACCCCCTTCCCATATTTCTATCCCTTCACAAACCGACTTTCAAGTCCACAGACCCAGGCGGCTCATTAAAGAGCAAATGAAAAGTTTTTGCCGAAAGAAAACAACTCTTCCCCAACAAAAACATCACTTATAGCTATTGTTTAATGACGGCAGCCATTGCTGCACCCACTTCAATGCTGCATGCTTCGCCCAATTCAATCATGGTATCCACATACGTGATTTTGACACCGTGTTTCTCACACAGCGCTACAATCTTTGAAATAAGTCGTTGATCCGCATCGTTCGCCACATAGACTTCTGTAGCTTGGCCCAACTCCACAGAACGTGTAGTTTGTTTGGTCCCGATTCTAACATGAGCATCCTGCAACCCTTTATCATTAGACATCTTTACGATTCCTCCAAAAAGAACAGGGATAAATCCTCTACTACTCACGCACCTCTGATATATTAGCATCACTAACTAACGATGTCAAGAGGTTTATTGTAATTATTCCTTGAAAATGGAATGCCTGCGAAGCTATTCATAGGAGCAGAACAGCTTCGCGGCTAGTTCCAATTATTCTACAGTGACTGTTTCCATATCTTTAGCATCTGCGGTCTTCAATTCCGGATCAGCATAAGTTACGCTGCGGTAACGATTCATACCCGTACCTGCCGGAATCAAT
The nucleotide sequence above comes from Paenibacillus sp. IHBB 10380. Encoded proteins:
- the rpsL gene encoding 30S ribosomal protein S12, translated to MPTINQLVRKGRQAKIYKSKSPALQKGFNALKRQDTDLSAPQKRGVCTRVGTMTPRKPNSALRKYARVRLTNRIEVTAYIPGIGHNLQEHSVVLIRGGKVKDLAGVRYHIVRGALDTAGVNNRMQARSKYGAKRPKVKK
- the rpsG gene encoding 30S ribosomal protein S7, whose amino-acid sequence is MPRKGPVTKRDVLPDPLYNSKLVTRLINRIMLDGKRGVAASILYNSFKLIQERTGNDPMEVFETAIKNIMPVLEVKARRVGGANYQVPIEVKPERRTALGLRWLVNYSRNRGEKTMEERLAAEIIDASNNTGASVKKREDTHKMAEANKAFAHYRW
- a CDS encoding ribosomal L7Ae/L30e/S12e/Gadd45 family protein, with the translated sequence MSNDKGLQDAHVRIGTKQTTRSVELGQATEVYVANDADQRLISKIVALCEKHGVKITYVDTMIELGEACSIEVGAAMAAVIKQ